The DNA sequence CCCACCGGGGTCACGCAGACCGGGCAGCCGGGGCCGGAGATGAGCCGCACGTTCTCCGGGAGCAGGGAGCGGATGCCGAACTGGTAGATGGCCATGGTATGGGTGCCGCAGACCTCCATGAAGTTGACCGGTTTTGTCAGCCGCTCCGCCATGCGCCGGATGTTGGCGGCCATGTTTTTCACCAGTTCGCGGTCGCGGAATTCGTCCTGGAATTTCATGCTTTCTCCTCCGCGGCAGAGCCGCATGCCCGCCCGTTCATCGCATATCCTCCGGGGCAAAGACCTCTTTCATCATGCGCAGGGTCTCCTGGGCATATTCCTCATCCAGGCGCGAGATGGCGAACCCGGCATGAACGATGACATAGTCGCCTATCCCGACCTCCTCG is a window from the Oryzomonas sagensis genome containing:
- a CDS encoding HypC/HybG/HupF family hydrogenase formation chaperone, giving the protein MCLGVPMKILSRDGDTIVAEVDGVQKEASVMLLGEEVGIGDYVIVHAGFAISRLDEEYAQETLRMMKEVFAPEDMR